In the Bartonella apihabitans genome, GGCCCCACCAGACATTGCAATCATGGAAAAAAGAGCTGGAAGAAGCAATTGATCTCGCAGCCGACCATCTTTCGCTTTATCAATTGACCATTGAAGAAGGGACGGGGTTTGACAGGCTCTATAAAGCCGGAAAACTCAAACTACCCGAGGCGGAATTGAGTGCCGATCTTTATGATCTCACACAGGAAATAACCGAAAGTCACGGGCTTCCGGCTTATGAAATATCCAATCATGCGGCCGCCAATGCGCAGTCACAACATAATCTCATTTACTGGCGCTACCAGCAATATGTCGGCATTGGTCCGGGAGCACATGGCAGGTTTCTTCCCGTTTCAAATGTTGATTTTCCGGATAGGCGATTGGTAACGATCACCGAAAAAATTCCCGAGCGCTGGTTGGAACTCGTTGAAAAACAGGGCCACGGCATTGCGGAAGAAGAACATTTGACAAAAAGCGAGCAGGCAGAAGAAATGTTGCTCATGGGGATGCGGCTTATCGAGGGGCTTGATCTTGCCCGCTACGAGAAACTGGCAAATCAAGGATTGAACCAGAGCAAAGTTGCCGATCTTCAACAACAAGGCCTTTTAGAAATGGTGGGCAATAGCCGCATCCGTGCAACCAGAAAAGGCCGCGTGGTTTTAAACCATATTATCAGCGAACTTGCGTGAGAAATTCTATCCGGTTTTCCGGATTTGATCGGTTTCTATTTAAAGCAAAATAGAAAATATCACTTTTATAAAAATTGCTTTTGAATTCATAAAGACAAGTTTTGAAAGCGTTCTGGCCTTAAACCTCTTCAAGCTCTACCAATGTTCCATCAAAGTCTTTCGGATGGATGAATAGAACGGGTTTCCCATGTGCGCCGGTTTTAGGATTTCCGTCGCCAAGAATTCGAATGCCTTCGGCAACAAGTTGGTCGCGCATTTTTAGAATATCATCGACTTCAAAACAGACATGGTGGAGGCCACCATTCGGATTTTTTTCAAGAAATTTTGCGATTGGTGAATTATCTCCCAACGGGCTCATCAGTTCGAGTTTTGTATTGGGTAGTTCGACGAAAACAATTCTGACACCATGTTCAGGCAAGTCCTGAACAGGCGAAACATCATTGTTGACAGAACGATAAAGTTCGGCAGCCTGTTCGATATCCGGTACGGCGATTGCGACATGATTCAGTCGGCCAAAGTGGTACACTGGAAAACTCCCTATTGAGCGAAGAAATATAAACTGGTCTCATCAGATATTACGTAATTTTCCTTGTAAAAGATCAAGGATTCTGCTGGCTGCTTCGACCACATTGGTTCCGGGGCCAAAAACCGCAGCAACACCATTTTCTTTCAAAAATTCGTAATCCTGCCGGGGCACAACGCCGCCACAAACCACGATAATATTGGAATTGCGATTTTGCAACGCTTTGACAAGCTGTGGCAACAGGGTTTTATGACCGGCTGCCAGCGAAGAAACACCGATGAGTTGAACCTTGTTTTCAATAGCCATTTCTGCTGCTTCTTCCGGTGTCTGGAAAAGTGGTTCGGCAATGATTTCGAATCCCATATCGCCGAATGCCGAAGCAATGACTTTTGCTCCGCGATCGTGACCATCCTGTCCGAGTTTGGCAATCATAATGCGCGGGCGGTGGTCTGTTGTATCGGTGATATCGCTCAAGCGCTGTTTTAATGTTTTATATTCGGGCTCGTTCGAAAATGCGTTGCCATAGATGTTTTTGACCACTACAGGTTTTGCCGAATGGTCACCGAAAACTTTGCGCATTGCATCCGATATTTCACCAACCGTTGCGCGCGCCCGTGCGGCTTCCACTGCGGCTTCAAGCAGGTTACCCTTTCCGTTTCTGGCAATATTTTCCAGATTCTTCAATGTGTCAGTGACTTTCCGGCTATTGCGGGTTTTTTTGATCTTGTTCAGTCGGGCAATTTGTTGGGCACGGACTTTTGTATTATCAATTTCAAGGATATCGATTTTCTTTTCGTCATCGGAGCGGAATTTATTAACCCCGACGATAATCTCTTCCCCCTTGTCAACGGCCGCCTGACGGGCGGTTGCCGCTTCTTCGATGAGGCGTTTCGGCAAGCCGTCAATCACCGCTTTGGTCATGCCGCCCATGGCTTCTATCTTGTCAATGAGAGCGGATGCTTTGTCGACGAGTTCTTTAGTAAGCGTTTCGACATAATAGGAACCGGCGAGCGGGTCGACGACCTTGGTAAGGCCCATTTCGTTTTGTAAAATCAATTGTGTATTGCGGGCAATGCGCGCCGAAAATTCGGTAGGTAACGCGATCGCCTCGTCAAAAGAATTGGTATGAAGCGATTGTGTTCCGCCCAAAACCGCAGCCAATGCTTCATAAGCGGTACGAACAATATTGTTATACGGGTCCTGTTCTTGAAGAGAAACACCGGAGGTCTGACAATGTGTGCGCAGCATCAGGGAAGACGCTTTTTTAGGTGAAAATTCATGCATAATGCGCGACCATAAAAAACGTGCCGCGCGTAATTTTGCCGCTTCCATGAAAAAATTCATGCCAATGGCAAAGAAAAATGAAAGTCGGCCGGCAAATTGGTCAACATCAAGCCCTTTTTTAAGGGCTGCACGCACATATTCCCGCCCGTCTGCAAGTGTGAAGGCCAGTTCCTGTACAAGCGTGGCGCCCGCTTCCTGCATATGATAACCGGAAATGGAAATTGAATTGAAGCGGGGCATTTCATTGGCGGTATATTCGATAATATCGGCAATGATGCGCATAGATGCTTCGGGCGGGTAGATATAGGTATTGCGTACCATAAATTCTTTGAGAATATCGTTCTGGATTGTTCCTGAAAGATCGCGCCTTGCAACGCCCTGTTCTTCACCCGCCACAATAAAATTGGCAAGAATGGGTATGACAGCGCCATTCATCGTCATCGAAACAGACATTTTATCAAGCGGAATACCGTCAAAGAGAATTTTCATATCTTCGACTGAATCGATCGCAACACCGGCTTTTCCAACATCTCCCACGACACGCGGATGATCGGAGTCATATCCGCGATGAGTGGCAAGATCAAAAGCGACCGAAAGGCCTTTTTGCCCGCTCGCAAGGGCTTTCTTATAAAAGATATTCGATTCTTCGGCGGTGGAGAAACCGGCATATTGGCGGATTGTCCACGGCCTTCCGGTATACATTGTCGCTCTGGGGCCACGCAAAAACGGGTCTAGCCCTGGTAATGTGTCTAAAAGATCGTCGTGAGCGAGATCCTCTTTTGTATAAAGCGGTTTGACATCAATGCCCTCGGCTGTGTGCCAAACAAGCGTGTCGGGAGAAGCCTTAAGCTCCTTTTCAGCAAGTTTTTTCCACTCGCTTATATCTCCTTTTCCGGCCATGTCTATTCGAACTCCATGATGGTTTCGTCAACACCGAGACTTTGTCCGACTTTCACCGAAATCTCGCCAATTTTGCTTTTCTTTTCCGACCTCAGCATATTTTCCATTTTCATCGCTTCAACGATCGCAAGAGGTTGGCCGATTTCGACTTCATCGCCTTTTTTGACAAAAATCGCGGTAATGACGCCGGGCATCGGGCATAACAACATTTTGGATGTATCAGGCGGCAGTTTTTTCGGCATGAGTGCTGCAAGGGCAGCAATATTGGGTTCCCTGACATGGGCAATTGCGTCGATACCACCGTGGCGCAATCTTATGGATGTTCCCTTGACGTCGACCTTCACAACCATGTTTGACAGATCGGAAACAGAAAATTGACAAATAGTCATGCCGGGTAGCCAATGGCTTTCAAGGGTAATTTGTTCTCCATCGGCAAATTCCAATTTGGCTCCGGCTTTATCAACCTCAATAACCAAAGGAAAAGACTGGTCGAAGATCGACACGACCCATTCATTTTTTACAATACGCCGGTGGTTGTCGAGCGTGCCGGAAATCATGGCCGCCCGTTCTTGCAATTTCCAATTGATAAATGCGGCAATAGCTGCAAAGGAACGCGCTTCATCCGGCGTTGGCGAGACGCCATGAAAGCCATCGGGAAATTCTTCCGCAATATAGGCGGTGGTTAATTTTCCTTCCTGAAAGCGTTTTTGCCGCATAACAGCCGAAAGAAAAGGCAAATTGTTTCCGATGCCTTCAAGTTCGAAACTATCGAGCGCTTCTTGCATGGCTTGAATTGCCATTTGGCGATTTTTTCCCCATGTAACGAGTTTCGAAATCATCGGGTCATAATAGATCGAGATTTCTCCCCCTTCATAAACGCCGCCATCATTACGGATTCTTGTTTCATCATTGTCATCGGTTGCAACGGGCGGATTATAACGGGTCAGTCTTCCGGTCGAGGGGAGGAAATTCCGATAGGGATCCTCGGCATAAAGGCGGCATTCCAACGCCCAGCCATTCCGTTTGACGTCATTTTGGGAAAGCGGCAAAGCTTCACCGTCGGCAATACGGATCATCAGTTCGACAAGGTCAAGTCCGGTAATCATTTCGGTGACCGGATGTTCAACCTGCAAGCGGGTGTTCATTTCCAAAAAATAGAAATTCCGCTTGCCATCAACGATAAATTCTACCGTACCGGCGGAGTGATAATTGACAGCACGGGCGAGAGCAACCGCTTGTTCTCCCATGGCTTTGCGGGTTTTTTCGTCAAGAAAAGGAGAGGGAGCTTCTTCAATCACCTTCTGGTTGCGCCGCTGGATGGAACATTCTCTTTCATTGAGATAGATAATGTCGCCATGCTTGTCGCCCATGATCTGGATTTCGATATGGCGCGGTTCACTCACAAATTTTTCGATAAAAATACGGTCGTCTCCGAAGGATGATTTGGCTTCATTCTTCGATGCTTGAAATCCTTCTCTTGCTTCTTCATCACTCCATGCAATGCGCATGCCTTTGCCACCACCACCGGCAGAGGCTTTAATCATGACCGGATAGCCGATTTCACGCGCGATTTTTACAGCATGATCTGCATCATCAATGAGCCCCATATGTCCGGGAACAGTCGAAACACCGGCTTCCGCTGCCAATTTTTTGGAAGTAATCTTGTCCCCCATAGCGCGCATGGCATTTGCCGGTGGCCCGATCAATATAATCCCTTCCTGTTCCAGACGATCGGCAAAAACAGGATTTTCCGACAAAAAGCCATAGCCCGGATGAACTGCATCGGCATTGCTTTGTTTGACTGCAGCAATGATTTTTTCGATGTCGAGATAAGATTGGGATGAAGGCGAGGCGCCAATATGAATAGCCTCATCGGCTTGGCGGACATGAAGAGCATTGGCATCGGCATCCGAATAGACAGCAACCGTTTTGATGCCCATTTGTTTTGCTGTACGAATGACGCGACAAGCGATTTCGCCACGATTGGCAATCAGGATTTTTTTAATCATTTGAAGCCTCAAAGCGGGATAGTGTCATGTTTGCGATCACGATTTTCGACTTTTTTATTGCGAAGGGCGGCAAATGCCCGCGCCACTCTCTTGCGGGTGGAATGAGGCATAATCACTTCGTCAATAAAACCGCGCTCGGCAGCAATAAAAGGATTGGCAAAACGTTTTTCATATTCTTGCGTCAGGCGGGCAATCTCCTCTTTGTCATCAAGATGTGACCGGTGGAGAATTTCCGTGGCCCTTTTGCTCCCATGACAGCAATTTCCGCCGTAGGCCAGGCATAGTTGACATCCGCGCCAATGTGTTTTGATGCCATCACGTCATAGGCGCCGCCATAGGCTTTCCGGGTAATAACCGTCACCATCGGAACGGTTGCCTCGCTATAAGCAAAGAGCAATTTCGAGCCGTGAATAATAACGCCGTTATATTCCTGCGAAGTACCGGGCAGGAATCCTGGAACATCGACAAGTGTCAGGATCGGAATATTGAAAGCGTCACAGAAGCGTACAAAGCGTGCACCTTTGCGGGCAGTGTCAATATCAAGACACCCTGCAAGCACCATTGGCTGGTTTGCAACAACACCGATCGTGCGTCCTTCAATACGGATAAAACCGGTTATGAGATTTTTTGCAAAATTCTCTTTGATCTCGAAAAACGAGCCCTCATCGGCAACACTCAAGATAAGCTCTTTCATGTCGTAGGGCTTTGTGGATGAATCGGGAATGAGCGTATCAAGCTTCATATCAAGCCGTTCGGTATCATCGTAAAAAGGCCGCACAGGCGGCTTTTCTTTGCTGTTTAACGGCAAATAGTCGAAAAGCAACCGGATATTTTCCAGTGCTTCAATATCATTTTCAAAAGCCCCGTCAGCAACGGAAGACTTTTTGGTGTGGGTTGTTGCTCCACCCAATTCTTCGGCAGTGACAATTTCATTGGTGACGGTTTTTACCACATCGGGTCCAGTGACAAACATATAGGATGAGTCACGAACCATAAAAATAAAATCGGTCATTGCCGGTGAATAGACGGCTCCACCGGCACAAGGTCCCATGATAACGGAAATTTGTGGTATCACACCTGAAGCTTCGACATTGCGACGGAAAACTTCGGCGTAACCTGCAAGCGAGGCAACACCTTCCTGAATGCGTGCACCACCGGAATCATTAAGGCCGATAACCGGCGCACCATTGCGCGCAGCCATATCCATGATTTTGCAAATTTTTTGCGCATGGGTTTCAGAGAGCGAACCGCCAAGAACGGTAAAATCCTGAGAAAAAACGTAAACCTGTCGGCCGTTGATTGTTCCCCAGCCGGTAACCACGCCATCGCCCGCGTATTTTTGATTTTCCATGCCGAAGTCGGTACAACGGTGATTGACGAACATGTCATATTCTTCAAAAGAACCGGCATCGAGAAGAACCTCTATGCGTTCGCGCGCCGTGAGTTTGCCTTTTTTATGTTGAGCTTCTATGCGACGCTCGCCGCCGCCAAGGCGGGCACTTTGGCGTCGTTCTTCCAATTGTTGCAATGTTGCAAGCATTGTTTCTCCCTCGGTTTTCAAAAATCGCTAAAGCGCATCCCTTTATGGTTTTTTGTGATGCTGTTATGCGAGGAATAGATACCGAAAAAAAAGAAAAGGCGCGTTTTCTCTTTCCGCAGCCTTTTCTTTTCCTCCCACATGTATTCGATCAATAAAGGCGAAGCCTTTTTCCTCCACAATTCAAAGCTATCACAGCGAAAAAAATAATAAAGCTTGATCGTGTGCGAATGCATAAGTTATAAAAATGCAAATTGTAAATTGCGAAATTGTGAAAAATGGCTATCGGGAAACTTTATATCGGGCGGAGAGTACGCAAATTGCGGGAAGACCAGCAATTGACGCAAGCCCATTTTGCCGAGCGTATCGGCATTTCTACCTCATATCTCAATCAGATCGAAAATAACCAGCGGCCAGTTTCAGCTGCTGTTCTCCTTTCTTTGGCTGAAAAATTCCATATCGATATTTCCAGTCTTTCTTCCGGCGAGGATGACCGTTTGTTGTCGGCTTTGAGTGAAACTTTGAGCGATCCGCTATTTAGAAATAATCGGGCAGGCATGCAGGAATTAAGGCTTATTACGCAAAATGCGCCGGGTCTTGCGCGTGCACTTATTACGTGTCATCAGGCCTATCGGCTGGCTTCCGAACAATTGGCAAGTACCGATGGCCGGTTACAGGCAAGTGGCCTCACGGAAGTTTTACCTTATGAAGAGGTGCGAGACTTTTTCCATTTTGTCGATAATTATATCGACGATCTCGACCGGAGCGCCGAATGGCTCGCCGCCGAAATCGGTATCGGTGAAAATGACAATCATTCCGCCATTATCCAGCGACTTGAAGAACGCCATCAAGTTCTCGTACGCTGGGGCACAGACGATAATGGCATGGTTCGTCAATTTGACCCCAAGAGCCGCGTTTTGACGCTAAATCCTTATGTCGCGCCACAGCAACGCACGTTCCAACTGGCGGTCCAGCTTGCACAGTTTGAAGCGGATTCACTTTGCGACGAGATTATCAAAAAAGCCTCATTCAAATCGGAAGAAGCCAACGAGATTTGCCGCATCGGACTTTACAACTATTTCGCCGGTGCACTGGTTTTGCCCTATAAACCTTTTTTGCGCACCGCCAATTTGTTACGTCATGATATCGAATTGCTCGCTGCCCGTTTTAGTGTGTCATTGGAACAGGTTTGCCACCGGCTTTCGACCTTGCAACGCCCCGGTGAAAAAGGGGTGCCGATTTTCTTCGCCCGCATTGATCGCGCCGGCAATATAACCAAACGGCACAGCGCCGTGAAATTGCAATTTGGCCGCTATGGTGCGGCTTGTCCTGTCTGGAATGCCCATCAGGCCTTTGAAACTCCCGGAAATATCATACGACAACTTGCCGAAACGCCCGATGGCGTGCGTTATCTTTGTCTGGCTGTACAGGTAGTAAAACGGAACGGTGGCTATCACAGTCCGCATCCCCATTATGCTCTGGCTTTCGGTTGCGAAATATCGAATGCTTCGCAATTTGTTTATGCCGATGGTCTTAACCTCGAAAATAACGCAGCTTACGAGCCGATAGGTATTTCATGCCGGATTTGTTCGCGGACTGCTTGTCCTAGTCGGGCAGCTCCACCGCTCAAGCATAAGCTGTCGGTCAATTATAATGAGCGCGATGTGTTGCCTTATAGATTGGAACAAATCGGCTAAACTTGAAGTCAATTTATGGTGCTTTTGACAGGTTCAGCTTAAAAAAGCGGAACCGGCTGAATATGCTTGCTTTGGTCGTTTCAGAAAAATTGTTTTGAAGAAACGACGGTTCGGACGGGTTAAACAGAGTTTTAGAGTTTGCCCGTTGATTTTAATGCAAGAATAAACAAGTCGGACGTTCGAGCAGTTTTTGATCAATAAGGATGACAGTTGCGGCAATAAGCTGATTGATCGAAAGATTATGAAGGGAGAGATATATCTCCCTCGTATTGTTAGCTCATATCATGCGCAAGGCATTAACTTTTCCGCACCGCATCTGGTATTTCTTTCCCCGCTGCATTTCGCATTTCCGAGTTTTAAAATACATGAAACCGGTGCTGCTGCTTGTTGACATTTTATAGGTGCATAGCCGGAAATAGCATAGTGAACCGTTAAAACCGGCCTTGGAAGTTATAAAGCGAGAGTGTGAATCTAATCATTTGAATGGTCATTCACACCCCCGATGATTTTCTAGTCAATTACGTGCCGTTGAAGGGTTAAAAAGCCCGATCAACCGGCTTTTCGAAATCGGATAACGGTTATTTATCAACCAGTTTCAACCGGCTGTCATCATAACGTTTTCCGGCAACTTTTTCGGGGCTGACAATATTTTCGAGCCGCTTGCAATCATCTTTTGTCAGATGAATTTCGGTGGCAGCAACATTGTCTTCCAGATGGCGGATTTTTCTTGCCCCCGGTATCGGCACGATAAAATCACCACGGCTTAGAACCCAAGCCAATGCAAGCTGGGCAACAGTGGCATTTTTCTCTTTTGCCATTTTTTCCATTTCGCTAATGATTTGCCGATTTTTTTCAAAAGCTCCTTCCTGAAAACGCGGCAGCAAACGGCGAAAATCGTTGGCACCCAGGTTTTTGGTTGTAAAATCGCTGGCAAAGAAACCGCGTCCCAAAGGACTATATGGGACAAAGCCGATTCCAAGTTCACGGCATGTTGCCAAAATTTCCTTTTCCGGATCACGTG is a window encoding:
- the hemW gene encoding radical SAM family heme chaperone HemW, which gives rise to MDEPFGIYVHWPFCAAKCPYCDFNSYVRLKGVDEDRFAKAFAREMATVREWTEPHKATTVFIGGGTPSLMSPKTVESLLKSIDRYWPIVDNAEITMEANPSSVEAGRFHGYRSAGVNRLSLGVQSLNDEELKRLGRIHNVKQARFAIGLAREIFPRLSFDLIYARPHQTLQSWKKELEEAIDLAADHLSLYQLTIEEGTGFDRLYKAGKLKLPEAELSADLYDLTQEITESHGLPAYEISNHAAANAQSQHNLIYWRYQQYVGIGPGAHGRFLPVSNVDFPDRRLVTITEKIPERWLELVEKQGHGIAEEEHLTKSEQAEEMLLMGMRLIEGLDLARYEKLANQGLNQSKVADLQQQGLLEMVGNSRIRATRKGRVVLNHIISELA
- the mce gene encoding methylmalonyl-CoA epimerase yields the protein MYHFGRLNHVAIAVPDIEQAAELYRSVNNDVSPVQDLPEHGVRIVFVELPNTKLELMSPLGDNSPIAKFLEKNPNGGLHHVCFEVDDILKMRDQLVAEGIRILGDGNPKTGAHGKPVLFIHPKDFDGTLVELEEV
- the scpA gene encoding methylmalonyl-CoA mutase produces the protein MAGKGDISEWKKLAEKELKASPDTLVWHTAEGIDVKPLYTKEDLAHDDLLDTLPGLDPFLRGPRATMYTGRPWTIRQYAGFSTAEESNIFYKKALASGQKGLSVAFDLATHRGYDSDHPRVVGDVGKAGVAIDSVEDMKILFDGIPLDKMSVSMTMNGAVIPILANFIVAGEEQGVARRDLSGTIQNDILKEFMVRNTYIYPPEASMRIIADIIEYTANEMPRFNSISISGYHMQEAGATLVQELAFTLADGREYVRAALKKGLDVDQFAGRLSFFFAIGMNFFMEAAKLRAARFLWSRIMHEFSPKKASSLMLRTHCQTSGVSLQEQDPYNNIVRTAYEALAAVLGGTQSLHTNSFDEAIALPTEFSARIARNTQLILQNEMGLTKVVDPLAGSYYVETLTKELVDKASALIDKIEAMGGMTKAVIDGLPKRLIEEAATARQAAVDKGEEIIVGVNKFRSDDEKKIDILEIDNTKVRAQQIARLNKIKKTRNSRKVTDTLKNLENIARNGKGNLLEAAVEAARARATVGEISDAMRKVFGDHSAKPVVVKNIYGNAFSNEPEYKTLKQRLSDITDTTDHRPRIMIAKLGQDGHDRGAKVIASAFGDMGFEIIAEPLFQTPEEAAEMAIENKVQLIGVSSLAAGHKTLLPQLVKALQNRNSNIIVVCGGVVPRQDYEFLKENGVAAVFGPGTNVVEAASRILDLLQGKLRNI
- a CDS encoding acetyl/propionyl/methylcrotonyl-CoA carboxylase subunit alpha, which gives rise to MIKKILIANRGEIACRVIRTAKQMGIKTVAVYSDADANALHVRQADEAIHIGASPSSQSYLDIEKIIAAVKQSNADAVHPGYGFLSENPVFADRLEQEGIILIGPPANAMRAMGDKITSKKLAAEAGVSTVPGHMGLIDDADHAVKIAREIGYPVMIKASAGGGGKGMRIAWSDEEAREGFQASKNEAKSSFGDDRIFIEKFVSEPRHIEIQIMGDKHGDIIYLNERECSIQRRNQKVIEEAPSPFLDEKTRKAMGEQAVALARAVNYHSAGTVEFIVDGKRNFYFLEMNTRLQVEHPVTEMITGLDLVELMIRIADGEALPLSQNDVKRNGWALECRLYAEDPYRNFLPSTGRLTRYNPPVATDDNDETRIRNDGGVYEGGEISIYYDPMISKLVTWGKNRQMAIQAMQEALDSFELEGIGNNLPFLSAVMRQKRFQEGKLTTAYIAEEFPDGFHGVSPTPDEARSFAAIAAFINWKLQERAAMISGTLDNHRRIVKNEWVVSIFDQSFPLVIEVDKAGAKLEFADGEQITLESHWLPGMTICQFSVSDLSNMVVKVDVKGTSIRLRHGGIDAIAHVREPNIAALAALMPKKLPPDTSKMLLCPMPGVITAIFVKKGDEVEIGQPLAIVEAMKMENMLRSEKKSKIGEISVKVGQSLGVDETIMEFE
- a CDS encoding short-chain fatty acyl-CoA regulator family protein; its protein translation is MAIGKLYIGRRVRKLREDQQLTQAHFAERIGISTSYLNQIENNQRPVSAAVLLSLAEKFHIDISSLSSGEDDRLLSALSETLSDPLFRNNRAGMQELRLITQNAPGLARALITCHQAYRLASEQLASTDGRLQASGLTEVLPYEEVRDFFHFVDNYIDDLDRSAEWLAAEIGIGENDNHSAIIQRLEERHQVLVRWGTDDNGMVRQFDPKSRVLTLNPYVAPQQRTFQLAVQLAQFEADSLCDEIIKKASFKSEEANEICRIGLYNYFAGALVLPYKPFLRTANLLRHDIELLAARFSVSLEQVCHRLSTLQRPGEKGVPIFFARIDRAGNITKRHSAVKLQFGRYGAACPVWNAHQAFETPGNIIRQLAETPDGVRYLCLAVQVVKRNGGYHSPHPHYALAFGCEISNASQFVYADGLNLENNAAYEPIGISCRICSRTACPSRAAPPLKHKLSVNYNERDVLPYRLEQIG